Proteins encoded by one window of Halomonas chromatireducens:
- a CDS encoding diguanylate cyclase, translated as MTFKLLAARLIMAVTVPVILVTATLYPIFQAHLDARLDSTISIANAKIEAGERSLKREVNASINHLLATAEMPLLKRYLSGVGVARSPFQEEMQQITAAQLHTLLDTLLPHYVRYTQFSLIDLDGRELLRVGHDPLAQAENHVTAIFFQEAMTLAPRDLYISPPRRHLPHESGHTVGIAVMDITTPVFDTEGTRKGVLRFTLDWEYLAADIEQNLAMDAWGHPFMVDSEGSWLLTETQGPLSFGGSFATDSPEVWEALQLRHRGKTTLSNRLVIFSAYDTRTYHYQSLAGMVVSQPGRDPWQLGVIIEKPSLGELLAEDVTPLLITLLLYVLSITFGVFWAISYHRQQRLRHRTQRLSHEAHQYAHDVRDLYENAPCGYHSLDSDGRVVKINRTELNWLGYSAAEVIDKRLYRDFITPETRDAFDTAFQGVLGPDQEGSAECALLTRSGERLPVIIQATAYIAAHGFVHSRAMVFDLSERKKMEETLAQQAMTDPLTGLGNRRFLQDQAAMEIARARRSGAPLGLIVIDLDHFKRINDEYGHDVGDIVLQAFARTAKEQLREGDVLCRMGGEEFAVLLPDTTQHQALQVAERLRQALETSPVEVDHELNAGRKLNYTASLGVTLVMADEPSLKPAIKRADRGLYLAKEQGRNQVNWQNGMAD; from the coding sequence GTGACATTCAAGCTGCTTGCCGCCCGCTTGATCATGGCTGTCACGGTGCCAGTGATTCTCGTAACGGCCACCCTGTATCCAATTTTCCAGGCACACCTTGATGCTCGTCTCGATAGCACGATATCCATAGCCAACGCCAAGATTGAAGCTGGCGAAAGATCATTGAAGAGAGAAGTCAACGCCAGCATCAACCATCTTTTGGCAACGGCCGAAATGCCATTGCTCAAGCGTTACCTCAGTGGCGTGGGAGTCGCCCGGTCTCCGTTTCAGGAGGAGATGCAACAGATCACCGCAGCCCAACTTCACACCTTGCTCGATACGTTGTTGCCTCATTATGTCCGCTACACCCAGTTCAGCTTGATAGACCTCGACGGGCGAGAATTGCTGCGCGTCGGCCATGATCCACTAGCCCAGGCAGAAAACCATGTCACCGCTATCTTCTTCCAGGAGGCGATGACACTTGCACCTCGTGATCTCTACATCTCCCCACCTCGCCGTCATTTGCCACATGAGAGTGGTCATACGGTTGGCATCGCTGTGATGGATATCACGACGCCGGTTTTCGATACGGAGGGCACTCGCAAAGGTGTTCTGCGATTCACGCTGGATTGGGAGTACCTGGCCGCCGACATTGAACAGAATCTGGCCATGGATGCTTGGGGTCATCCCTTTATGGTGGATTCAGAGGGATCCTGGCTACTTACCGAAACACAGGGGCCGCTCTCCTTCGGCGGCAGCTTCGCGACTGACTCACCCGAGGTCTGGGAAGCCCTCCAGTTACGCCATCGTGGCAAAACAACACTCAGCAACCGACTGGTCATATTCAGTGCGTACGATACCCGCACCTACCACTACCAAAGCCTGGCCGGCATGGTAGTCAGCCAACCGGGGCGGGATCCCTGGCAACTCGGCGTCATCATTGAAAAGCCCAGCCTTGGCGAGCTTCTCGCGGAAGATGTCACACCACTACTGATCACCCTGCTGCTTTACGTACTGTCGATCACCTTCGGTGTGTTCTGGGCAATCAGCTACCATCGGCAGCAGAGGCTGAGGCACCGAACGCAGCGGCTTTCCCACGAGGCGCATCAATATGCTCATGATGTCAGAGATCTCTACGAGAACGCGCCCTGTGGCTACCATTCACTGGATAGTGATGGCCGGGTGGTCAAAATCAATCGAACCGAACTCAATTGGCTGGGATACAGCGCTGCTGAGGTAATAGACAAGCGACTGTATCGGGATTTCATCACTCCCGAGACTCGCGATGCCTTCGACACTGCCTTTCAGGGCGTCCTGGGTCCGGATCAGGAGGGATCGGCCGAATGCGCACTGCTCACGCGTAGCGGGGAGCGGCTTCCCGTTATCATCCAGGCCACGGCGTACATCGCTGCTCACGGCTTCGTGCATTCTAGGGCAATGGTCTTCGACCTGAGCGAACGCAAGAAGATGGAAGAGACACTGGCACAACAGGCCATGACAGACCCACTGACAGGGCTGGGTAACCGCCGTTTTCTTCAAGATCAGGCGGCCATGGAGATAGCCCGAGCACGACGCAGTGGAGCTCCGCTTGGCCTGATCGTCATCGATCTGGATCACTTCAAGCGTATCAATGACGAATACGGCCATGACGTAGGGGACATTGTCCTGCAGGCTTTCGCCAGGACGGCCAAGGAACAGCTTCGTGAGGGCGATGTGCTGTGCCGGATGGGCGGCGAGGAATTTGCCGTCCTGCTCCCTGATACCACCCAGCATCAGGCCCTTCAGGTAGCCGAGCGACTCCGCCAGGCACTTGAGACCTCACCGGTAGAGGTTGACCACGAACTCAACGCAGGGAGGAAGCTCAATTACACCGCCTCCTTGGGCGTGACGTTGGTGATGGCCGATGAGCCTTCACTGAAGCCGGCAATCAAGCGTGCCGATAGGGGGCTTTATCTGGCCAAGGAGCAAGGTCGCAACCAGGTGAACTGGCAGAACGGCATGGCTGACTGA
- the grxD gene encoding Grx4 family monothiol glutaredoxin, whose translation MSTTLENIQRQISENPILIYMKGTPQLPQCGFSAQTVQALMACGERFAFVNILDNPDIRTELPKYANWPTFPQLWVEGELVGGCDIVGEMHQNGELETLIKAAAARAKEQEEQGGNA comes from the coding sequence ATGAGCACCACCCTCGAGAACATTCAGCGCCAGATCAGCGAAAACCCCATCCTGATCTACATGAAGGGCACCCCGCAGTTGCCCCAGTGCGGCTTCTCCGCCCAGACCGTACAGGCACTGATGGCCTGCGGAGAGCGTTTTGCCTTCGTCAATATCCTGGATAACCCGGATATCCGCACCGAGCTGCCCAAATATGCCAACTGGCCGACCTTCCCGCAGCTGTGGGTCGAAGGCGAGCTGGTCGGCGGTTGCGACATCGTCGGCGAGATGCACCAGAACGGTGAGCTGGAGACCCTTATCAAGGCTGCGGCGGCACGTGCCAAGGAGCAGGAAGAACAAGGCGGTAACGCCTGA
- the argF gene encoding ornithine carbamoyltransferase has translation MATRHFLTLLDLSPEELHYLIQRAITIKNRLRAQGPTYSPFTNRTLAMIFEKSSTRTRVSFETAMAQFGGHALFLSPRDTQLGRGEPIEDTARVLAEMVDAVMIRTFSHEGLEAFAAASSVPVINALSDDYHPCQLLADVMTWTELRGSVKGRTAVWVGDGNNMCHSWINAARQFDFQLRICCPKGYEPRQDILDAAGDRVSVLHDPQQAVVDADLITTDVWASMGQEEEQAKREADFAGYQVSEALLDRAGHDVLFLHCLPAHRGEEISETLLDDPRSVVWQEAGNRLHAQKALIEFLLLGRGED, from the coding sequence ATGGCGACACGCCATTTCCTGACCCTGCTGGACCTGAGCCCGGAAGAGCTCCACTACCTGATCCAACGCGCCATCACGATCAAGAACCGCCTGCGTGCGCAGGGGCCAACTTACTCACCCTTCACCAACCGCACCCTGGCGATGATTTTTGAGAAATCCTCGACCCGCACCCGCGTCTCCTTCGAGACCGCCATGGCGCAGTTCGGCGGCCATGCGCTGTTCCTCTCTCCCCGCGATACCCAGCTTGGCCGGGGTGAGCCCATAGAGGATACCGCACGGGTACTGGCCGAAATGGTCGATGCGGTCATGATCCGCACCTTCTCCCATGAGGGGCTGGAGGCTTTCGCTGCCGCCAGTTCGGTGCCGGTCATCAATGCGCTCTCCGACGACTACCATCCGTGCCAATTGCTGGCCGACGTGATGACCTGGACCGAACTGCGCGGCAGCGTCAAGGGGCGCACCGCCGTATGGGTCGGAGACGGCAACAACATGTGCCACTCCTGGATCAACGCCGCGCGGCAGTTCGATTTCCAGCTGCGCATCTGCTGCCCCAAAGGTTATGAACCACGCCAGGACATTCTCGATGCCGCCGGCGATCGCGTCAGCGTTCTGCATGACCCCCAGCAGGCCGTTGTCGATGCCGACCTGATCACCACCGATGTCTGGGCCTCCATGGGTCAGGAGGAGGAACAGGCCAAGCGTGAAGCGGACTTCGCCGGCTACCAGGTCAGCGAGGCCCTGCTCGACCGGGCCGGTCACGACGTGCTGTTCCTGCACTGCCTGCCGGCCCACCGTGGCGAAGAGATCAGCGAGACCCTGCTAGATGACCCGCGCAGCGTGGTATGGCAGGAAGCCGGCAATCGCCTGCATGCCCAGAAGGCATTGATCGAGTTCCTGCTGCTGGGGCGGGGGGAGGACTGA
- a CDS encoding EAL domain-containing protein, which produces MIYTMAVTLVLLVIVWALKERHDRELDAAEGRVLAQAELMAEWASGTFNSTDNTLSGLANLFALSIDGDIDQRFARAFESLVSQRQQSLPFLDALGIISHTGETLYTIGNPGFPGHDMEERAFIRRFLQDYDQSHSDSYWNPESGDHRMLYLRRMFDADGFFLGVAAARLDLFFLTHALQRLTLDPGESIAFIDGNLRLIARRPDLESLPMTQALGMQVDAPAVAELIAGDRSGAVTIRSPLAGDSRIFGIGRVEGMPIVAAVGFSVRSVLASWYQQVVILTFGWLLTAALGLLILLHYLRLSRTEAELQCSEQALRQINHSLQAELRIADMAFETHLGMFITDADGIIRKVNVTFERITGYSADEVLGENPRLLNSGRHDASFYREMWGSIHEKGSWQGEVWNRRKNGDTYPQWVTISAVKDVQGEVTHYVATISDLTHRKAAEQEAHRLAFFDPLTGLPNRRMLLDRLAEALEASRQSEQQSVLLFIDLDGFKHINDSLGHQLGDELLQLMARRIQAVSRDVDLVARLGGDEFVILAESLGETIDGTSQAAERLATKLLGKLTQPCWLGERRHLLSGSIGITLLGDGVGRAEECLQQAEMAMYQAKQAGRNTLRFFDPVMQAVAVRRAMIESDLRQAARRDELKLFYQIQVDGKSQVTGVEALLRWEHPEHGMIPPNDFIPVAEESYLIVSIGNWVLETACRQLARWASDPRTAELTMAINISPLQFQQPDFVASLSAVLETTGARPERLKLELTETLFMEEPEAVRETMRRVQAMGVCFSLDDFGTGYSSLSYLSCLPLDQLKIDQSFVRTLFQDVSNEMICATIISLGRNLGLEVIAEGVETQAHRDWLEAHGCHAYQGYLYSRPLPIHALTGLLESSTCAAGR; this is translated from the coding sequence ATGATCTATACCATGGCGGTCACTCTAGTGCTGCTTGTCATTGTCTGGGCCTTGAAGGAGCGCCATGACCGCGAGCTGGATGCTGCCGAGGGTCGTGTGCTGGCACAGGCAGAGCTTATGGCGGAGTGGGCTTCAGGCACCTTCAACAGCACCGACAACACGCTGAGCGGCCTGGCCAACCTCTTTGCCCTCTCCATCGATGGCGATATCGATCAACGCTTCGCCAGGGCCTTTGAATCCCTGGTCTCTCAGCGCCAGCAGAGCCTGCCTTTCCTGGATGCGCTCGGCATCATCAGTCATACCGGTGAGACACTCTATACGATTGGAAACCCTGGGTTCCCGGGACATGACATGGAGGAGCGTGCCTTCATACGCAGGTTTCTTCAGGACTACGACCAAAGCCACTCCGATAGCTATTGGAATCCGGAGTCGGGCGATCATCGCATGCTCTACCTGAGGCGCATGTTCGATGCCGACGGGTTTTTCCTCGGTGTTGCGGCGGCACGACTGGATCTCTTCTTCTTGACCCATGCGCTTCAGCGGCTGACGCTTGATCCTGGCGAGAGTATCGCCTTCATCGACGGCAACCTGCGCCTGATCGCCCGGCGGCCGGATCTGGAGAGCCTGCCCATGACACAGGCGCTGGGCATGCAGGTCGATGCTCCGGCGGTAGCTGAACTCATTGCCGGCGATCGAAGTGGGGCCGTTACCATTCGCTCGCCATTGGCCGGGGACAGCCGGATCTTCGGTATCGGGCGAGTCGAGGGCATGCCGATCGTGGCCGCCGTGGGCTTCAGCGTACGCAGCGTGCTCGCTTCGTGGTATCAGCAAGTGGTGATACTGACCTTCGGCTGGCTACTGACTGCGGCACTCGGCCTGCTGATCTTGCTTCACTACCTGCGCCTTTCTCGCACGGAGGCAGAGCTTCAGTGCAGCGAACAGGCGCTGCGGCAGATCAACCACTCCCTGCAGGCGGAACTGCGCATCGCCGATATGGCGTTCGAGACGCACCTTGGCATGTTCATCACCGACGCCGACGGCATCATTCGTAAGGTCAATGTCACCTTCGAACGCATCACCGGTTACAGTGCCGATGAAGTGCTGGGTGAGAATCCGCGGCTGCTCAACTCCGGTCGCCATGATGCATCTTTCTACCGTGAGATGTGGGGCAGCATTCATGAGAAAGGCAGCTGGCAGGGTGAGGTCTGGAACCGGCGCAAGAACGGCGATACCTACCCGCAGTGGGTCACCATCAGTGCGGTAAAGGATGTGCAGGGGGAGGTCACCCACTATGTGGCGACGATCAGCGACCTGACGCACCGCAAGGCGGCCGAGCAGGAGGCGCATCGGCTGGCCTTCTTTGATCCGCTGACGGGGTTGCCCAATCGTCGCATGTTGCTGGACAGGCTGGCGGAGGCGCTCGAAGCGTCACGGCAGAGCGAACAGCAGAGCGTCTTGCTGTTCATCGACCTGGATGGTTTCAAGCATATCAATGACAGCCTGGGCCATCAGCTTGGCGACGAACTCCTGCAGCTCATGGCCAGGCGCATCCAGGCGGTCAGTCGCGATGTCGATCTGGTGGCCCGCCTTGGGGGAGACGAGTTCGTGATCCTGGCGGAGAGCCTGGGCGAGACTATCGACGGAACCTCGCAGGCGGCGGAGCGCCTGGCAACCAAGCTGCTGGGCAAGCTGACACAGCCCTGCTGGTTGGGCGAGCGTCGACACCTGCTCTCCGGGAGCATCGGCATCACCCTGCTCGGCGATGGTGTCGGGCGAGCGGAGGAGTGCCTGCAGCAGGCGGAGATGGCCATGTACCAGGCGAAGCAGGCGGGCCGCAATACGCTGCGTTTCTTCGATCCCGTGATGCAGGCGGTGGCGGTGCGACGCGCCATGATCGAGTCGGACCTGCGCCAGGCAGCCAGGCGCGATGAGCTGAAACTCTTCTATCAGATCCAGGTGGACGGCAAGTCGCAGGTGACCGGAGTCGAGGCGCTGCTGCGCTGGGAGCACCCGGAGCACGGCATGATTCCGCCGAATGATTTCATCCCTGTGGCTGAAGAGAGCTACCTGATCGTTTCCATCGGCAATTGGGTGCTGGAGACGGCCTGCCGACAGTTGGCGAGGTGGGCCAGTGATCCCCGAACTGCCGAGCTGACCATGGCAATCAATATCAGCCCGCTGCAGTTCCAGCAGCCGGATTTCGTGGCCAGTCTCTCGGCGGTACTCGAGACCACCGGTGCGCGGCCGGAGCGGTTGAAGCTGGAGCTGACCGAGACGCTGTTCATGGAGGAACCCGAGGCGGTGCGCGAGACGATGCGGCGGGTTCAGGCCATGGGGGTGTGCTTCTCGCTGGACGACTTCGGCACCGGCTACTCATCCCTTTCCTATCTCAGCTGCCTGCCGCTCGACCAGCTCAAGATTGATCAATCCTTCGTACGCACCCTGTTCCAGGATGTGTCGAATGAGATGATCTGCGCCACGATCATCAGCCTTGGGCGCAATCTGGGGCTGGAGGTCATCGCCGAGGGCGTGGAAACCCAGGCGCATCGCGACTGGCTGGAGGCCCACGGCTGCCATGCCTACCAGGGCTATCTCTATTCGCGGCCACTGCCCATCCATGCGTTGACAGGGCTGCTCGAGTCATCCACCTGTGCCGCCGGGCGCTGA
- a CDS encoding OmpA/MotB family protein, translated as MLDRGMRDMLAPPTVEGDSDGWLMSYLDVLTLLITLFVLLLSLAGNGLAIQGSRHGGDSAAFITPQAEAAARMVAGSGLKPRHDGLQPQFSGLDIEGISMAEGQQGITLRIDDNLLFSSGQADLTSQGREVLGRLRELLQSFDGDVSVEGHTDSIPIATARFPSNWELSSARAIAVLRYLAELGVDIERLRAVGYAETRPLASNETAEGRAENRRVELLLKQELGAQ; from the coding sequence ATGCTTGATCGCGGTATGCGTGACATGCTCGCCCCTCCGACGGTAGAGGGCGATAGCGATGGCTGGCTGATGAGCTATCTCGATGTCCTTACGCTGCTCATCACCCTGTTTGTCTTGCTGCTCTCACTGGCAGGGAACGGTCTGGCCATCCAGGGCAGCCGGCATGGCGGCGATAGCGCTGCTTTCATCACCCCCCAGGCCGAAGCGGCGGCTCGCATGGTGGCAGGCTCCGGACTCAAGCCGCGCCATGATGGCCTGCAGCCGCAATTCTCCGGACTCGATATCGAGGGCATCAGCATGGCAGAGGGGCAGCAGGGCATTACGCTGCGTATCGATGACAACCTGCTGTTTTCCAGCGGCCAGGCGGACCTGACTTCTCAGGGGCGCGAGGTGCTGGGTCGGCTGCGTGAGCTGCTGCAATCCTTCGATGGCGACGTCTCGGTGGAGGGGCATACCGACAGCATTCCCATTGCCACGGCACGCTTTCCCTCCAACTGGGAGCTCTCGTCGGCGCGGGCCATCGCCGTGCTGCGGTACCTGGCCGAACTGGGCGTCGATATCGAGCGCCTGCGCGCGGTGGGCTATGCCGAGACCCGTCCCCTGGCAAGCAACGAGACGGCGGAGGGGCGCGCCGAGAACCGCCGGGTGGAGCTCCTGCTGAAGCAGGAGCTGGGTGCGCAGTGA
- a CDS encoding motility protein A codes for MNPSTIIGMFASVILLVSVLFFTAESPQSFLNLPGLAIVLAGTMAATFISYPLKEVVRVVRLVGLVFRRENTYMRDDIKELVDISRLWFKGDVRAVEEALEKARNPFLRTGIQLVIANTKEDEIFDLLRWRIARLKAREHAEAQIFRTMATYAPAFGMIGTLVGLVNMLEVMEAGDLHVIGPRMAIALLTTFYGILLANLVFKPIAVKLERRTEERLIAMNMVFEGISLITKRRLPSFIEETLNSFVANYHDEIRDPIVSDRTRGEGEGTGKGKGQNA; via the coding sequence ATGAATCCTTCAACCATCATCGGTATGTTCGCCAGCGTCATTCTGCTGGTCAGCGTACTCTTCTTCACCGCCGAGTCGCCACAGAGTTTTCTTAACCTTCCCGGGCTTGCCATCGTATTGGCCGGCACCATGGCGGCCACCTTCATCAGCTATCCGCTGAAGGAGGTCGTTCGGGTGGTTCGTCTGGTGGGGCTGGTGTTTCGGCGCGAGAACACCTACATGCGAGATGACATCAAGGAGCTGGTGGATATCTCGCGGCTGTGGTTCAAGGGGGATGTCCGAGCCGTGGAGGAGGCTCTGGAAAAGGCGCGCAACCCCTTCCTGCGTACCGGCATCCAACTGGTGATAGCCAACACCAAGGAAGACGAAATCTTCGACCTGCTGCGCTGGCGCATCGCCCGACTCAAGGCGCGCGAGCATGCCGAGGCGCAGATATTCCGCACAATGGCCACTTACGCACCGGCCTTCGGCATGATCGGCACCTTGGTGGGGCTGGTGAACATGCTGGAGGTCATGGAGGCCGGCGATCTCCACGTCATCGGCCCTCGCATGGCCATCGCCCTGCTCACGACCTTCTACGGCATCCTGCTGGCCAACCTCGTCTTCAAGCCTATTGCTGTGAAGCTCGAGCGACGCACAGAAGAGCGTCTCATCGCCATGAACATGGTCTTCGAGGGCATCTCGTTGATCACCAAGCGGCGCCTGCCCTCCTTCATTGAAGAGACGCTCAACTCCTTCGTTGCGAATTATCATGACGAGATTCGCGATCCCATTGTCTCCGATCGTACGCGTGGAGAGGGCGAGGGTACCGGAAAAGGAAAGGGGCAGAATGCTTGA
- a CDS encoding EAL domain-containing protein, whose translation MHQCAEKDGRCVICDGPLPFEFTMAFQPIVDLASARVTTHEALVRGPAGESAYSILSQVTPKLLYRFDQACRVRAIEIASQLGMSEDLSINFLPNAVYEPSACIQATLAIAAKVGWPTDRLVFEITETEKVRSQEHLRGIIEAYRSMGFATALDDFGNGFANLDLLTDLRPDRLKIDRVLVDGCDSDPRRQAILRAIVGLGSELGISLIAEGVETREEALWLGRNGLTHQQGFYYARPSLASLVTGLEPRLHTLRQEL comes from the coding sequence ATGCATCAATGCGCCGAAAAGGATGGACGCTGCGTCATCTGCGACGGACCGCTTCCATTCGAATTCACCATGGCCTTCCAGCCGATCGTGGACCTTGCCAGCGCCCGCGTCACCACCCATGAAGCCCTGGTGCGCGGCCCAGCGGGCGAGTCAGCCTACAGCATCCTGTCCCAGGTCACGCCCAAGCTGCTCTACCGCTTCGACCAGGCTTGCCGCGTCCGGGCCATCGAGATCGCCAGCCAACTGGGCATGAGCGAGGACCTGTCGATCAATTTCCTGCCCAATGCCGTCTACGAACCTTCCGCCTGTATCCAGGCGACCCTGGCCATCGCTGCCAAGGTGGGCTGGCCGACCGACCGGCTGGTCTTTGAAATCACCGAGACCGAGAAGGTCCGCAGCCAGGAGCATCTCCGTGGCATCATCGAGGCCTACCGCAGCATGGGGTTTGCCACCGCCCTCGATGACTTCGGCAATGGCTTCGCCAACCTGGACCTGCTCACCGACCTTCGCCCGGACCGACTCAAGATCGATCGTGTCCTGGTGGATGGCTGCGACAGCGACCCACGCCGGCAGGCCATCCTGCGCGCCATCGTCGGGCTTGGCAGTGAGCTGGGCATCTCTCTCATCGCCGAGGGCGTGGAAACCCGTGAAGAGGCGCTGTGGCTGGGGCGCAACGGATTGACGCATCAACAAGGCTTCTACTATGCCCGCCCCAGCCTGGCGAGCCTGGTTACCGGCCTGGAGCCCCGGCTTCACACCCTGAGACAGGAACTGTAG
- a CDS encoding EAL and HDOD domain-containing protein, translating into MPEQADFNPCTIALHPIHDTEHAHVADRLVYRQSGMNESDDTMADTARALSSAVYELGDAGLLAERTLFVDLPMAWLASPELLPTPAPRMAIGIADMPEVDEKLLVRLDDMRERGYRIVLPASLVMQYLEALLPRTDIILVTTPHDIDAKTLERLPARNIKLLVENIDDREELERYREIGCAYFNGHYLARPSFIASPPRGRHGNRAAQIRLIRALYEEDSDIHRLQELVVQIPHLHVAVLRRANSNYYNRGGKEIDLYRAMQVLGLIELRRLILTLTLASLQPSSRIILRMALIRAFMCRNLSAPFPTLDAEDAFTTGLFSMMDALLEEDRDTLLAQLPLNPHILAALKERAGPLGAVLTLCENHERQVEESINDIPADQLHSCYMDALASARALMNNL; encoded by the coding sequence ATGCCAGAGCAAGCGGATTTCAATCCTTGCACTATTGCACTTCATCCGATTCACGACACGGAGCACGCTCATGTGGCGGACCGCCTGGTCTATCGGCAAAGTGGCATGAACGAATCCGATGACACGATGGCCGACACTGCCCGGGCACTGTCCAGCGCAGTTTATGAACTCGGTGATGCCGGCCTTCTGGCTGAGCGAACGCTCTTCGTCGACCTGCCGATGGCATGGCTCGCCAGCCCGGAGCTGCTTCCTACCCCGGCACCGCGCATGGCCATCGGCATCGCCGATATGCCGGAGGTGGATGAGAAGCTGCTCGTCCGCCTGGACGACATGCGGGAACGGGGTTATCGCATCGTCCTGCCCGCCAGCTTGGTGATGCAGTATCTCGAGGCGCTACTCCCCAGAACCGACATCATTCTGGTGACGACACCCCATGACATCGATGCCAAGACTCTCGAACGCCTCCCCGCCCGTAACATCAAGCTGCTGGTGGAAAACATCGATGACCGTGAAGAGCTCGAGCGCTATCGCGAGATCGGCTGCGCTTACTTTAACGGGCACTATCTGGCGCGCCCCAGCTTCATCGCCTCCCCTCCCCGGGGGAGACACGGTAACCGCGCGGCACAGATACGATTGATTCGGGCGCTGTACGAGGAAGACAGTGACATTCATCGTCTTCAGGAACTCGTGGTACAGATACCTCACCTTCATGTGGCCGTACTGAGGCGTGCCAACTCGAACTACTACAACCGCGGCGGAAAGGAGATCGATCTATATCGGGCGATGCAGGTGCTCGGCCTGATCGAGCTAAGGCGGCTCATTCTTACACTGACCCTAGCCAGCCTCCAGCCGTCGTCCAGGATCATCCTGCGCATGGCGCTGATCCGAGCATTCATGTGCCGCAACCTGTCGGCCCCTTTCCCCACCCTGGATGCCGAAGACGCCTTTACCACCGGTCTCTTTTCGATGATGGATGCCCTGCTCGAGGAAGATCGCGACACCTTGCTCGCGCAGCTACCGCTCAACCCTCACATCCTGGCTGCATTAAAGGAGCGTGCGGGGCCCTTGGGGGCGGTACTGACGCTCTGCGAGAATCATGAGCGCCAGGTGGAGGAATCCATCAACGACATCCCGGCTGACCAGTTGCACAGCTGCTACATGGATGCCTTGGCCAGCGCACGCGCCTTGATGAACAATCTGTAG
- a CDS encoding RNA polymerase sigma factor FliA, translating into MYTARGKIDQGDMLAEYLPLVRRQALSLQVRLPASIELDDLIQAGTVGLLEAMGRFDSSQGASFATFASQRIRGAMLDELRSRDWLPRSVRRNARAVDEAVRRLEQQLGRHAEETEIAAELDMDLATYRQLLNDTNSGHLLPFEALLAEGVEPGIADATADTPYKQLIDQQKRQQLVEGIEALPEREKLLMALYYQEELNLKEIGVVMGVTESRVCQLHSQAVSRLRSRLGEQAE; encoded by the coding sequence ATGTACACAGCACGAGGCAAGATAGATCAGGGGGACATGCTGGCGGAGTATCTTCCGCTGGTCAGGCGACAGGCGCTCTCCCTACAGGTGCGCCTACCGGCGAGCATCGAGCTGGATGACCTGATCCAGGCGGGTACGGTCGGGCTGCTTGAAGCCATGGGGCGTTTCGACTCCTCCCAGGGAGCAAGCTTTGCCACCTTTGCCAGCCAGCGCATTCGTGGCGCCATGCTGGATGAGCTCAGAAGCCGGGACTGGCTGCCCCGCAGCGTGAGGCGCAATGCCAGGGCGGTCGATGAGGCCGTCAGGCGGCTGGAGCAGCAACTCGGGCGACATGCCGAGGAGACAGAGATTGCCGCTGAGCTGGACATGGATCTGGCGACGTATCGCCAATTGTTGAACGATACCAACAGCGGGCACTTGCTGCCGTTCGAGGCGTTGCTGGCGGAGGGTGTGGAGCCCGGTATTGCAGACGCCACGGCGGATACGCCTTACAAGCAATTGATCGACCAGCAGAAGCGACAGCAGCTGGTGGAGGGGATCGAGGCGCTACCGGAGCGGGAAAAGCTATTGATGGCGCTCTACTACCAGGAGGAACTGAACCTCAAGGAAATTGGTGTCGTCATGGGCGTGACCGAGTCACGGGTCTGCCAGCTCCACAGCCAGGCGGTCAGCCGGCTTCGCAGCCGGCTGGGCGAACAGGCAGAGTAG
- a CDS encoding flagellar protein FlhE, translating to MKLIQQSWAKLLLGLGGTLIASLAQASGSWVASAPAVQVVMSERQVQSADMVPPTAELARNQVMGRVSWQFQTSSGAEVNARLCHAGGCVTLAGPRGHTEAFAGIPADSALYFQFALRERGQRAMTLQGLQVIVNHHEQERAAAGSYDGSRRGSGRCDS from the coding sequence ATGAAGCTAATACAGCAGTCGTGGGCGAAACTGTTGCTGGGGCTGGGAGGCACACTCATTGCCAGCCTGGCACAGGCATCGGGCAGTTGGGTGGCCAGTGCCCCGGCAGTGCAGGTGGTTATGTCGGAGCGGCAGGTCCAGTCTGCGGATATGGTGCCGCCCACGGCCGAACTGGCCCGGAATCAGGTCATGGGGCGGGTGAGCTGGCAGTTCCAGACCTCGTCCGGCGCCGAGGTGAATGCCCGGCTATGTCACGCCGGTGGGTGTGTCACGTTGGCAGGGCCGCGGGGACACACCGAAGCATTCGCGGGCATACCGGCGGATTCGGCGCTCTACTTCCAGTTTGCGCTGCGGGAGCGCGGACAGCGAGCCATGACGTTGCAGGGGCTGCAGGTCATCGTGAACCACCATGAACAGGAGCGTGCCGCAGCGGGTTCATATGACGGCAGTCGGCGGGGTAGCGGGCGTTGTGACAGTTAA